From one Excalfactoria chinensis isolate bCotChi1 chromosome 9, bCotChi1.hap2, whole genome shotgun sequence genomic stretch:
- the SENP5 gene encoding sentrin-specific protease 5 — MLLQKEWNGTCGPLTTVKRSKFSHNNVKKRSLFMMHKKLSMVKFRYRIIKSPELRARGKTCKLRKIKPRWVQKVTRDHRETLRRDLEGGLCNWFSCWKSKSNCLWNQYSLSDMNNNTPRSSGEENEVPASESDHVQDAVLSAELRSEELGAGGQEGSAGTVLPELRAGASLQAETGHEVEIGEAPAEDCSSDVVICVVAKDTAVSGQDDAERCEVMGVDGMILLQSSLQDSDVSDNFANGPLSMELAQNADSSNQMEVEGSLNLDIFSAKLLDHPYCKSPLEEPSPESTELKSGTRKGGKKNGQKASRVADEQLAAWLCGFLDEVMKKYGSLVPLCEKDVMGRLKEVFNEDFSHRKPFITREIMKYREKHPKSSTCNFRVFYNKHMLDMDDLATLEGQNWLNDQIINMYGELIMDAVPEKVHFFNSFFHRQLVTKGYNGVKRWTKKVDLFRKTLLLIPIHLEVHWSLITVNIPNRIISFYDSQGIHFKFCVENIRKYLLTEAKEKNRPEFLQGWQTAVTKCIPQQKNDSDCGVFVLQYCKCLALDQPFQFSQEDMPRVRKRIYKELCERQLID; from the exons atgctgttgCAAAAGGAGTGGAATGGAACTTGTGGCCCCTTGACAACTGTAAAGAGGTCCAAATTTAGCCATAATAATGTAAAAAAGAGATCTTTATTTATGATGCATAAGAAACTTTCTATGGTGAAGTTTCGGTATAGAATTATAAAATCCCCAGAACTTCGAGCAAGAGGCAAAACCTGCAAATTGAGAAAAATCAAGCCAAGGTGGGTGCAGAAAGTAACGAGGGACCATCGAGAGACGCTCCGTCGGGATTTGGAAGGTGGATTGTGTAATTGGTTTTCCTGCTGGAAATCTAAAAGTAACTGTCTTTGGAATCAGTACAGCTTATCAGATATGAACAATAACACACCCAGATCTTCGGGTGAGGAGAACGAAGTGCCCGCATCTGAGAGTGACCACGTGCAGGACGCGGTGCTGAGTGCTGAGCTGCGTTCCgaggagctgggagctggggggcAGGAAGGCAGCGCTGGCACCGTCCTGCCAGAACTGAGAGCTGGAGCTTCTCTGCAGGCAGAGACTGGGCACGAGGTGGAGATCGGCGAGGCTCCAGCAGAGGATTGCAGCTCCGATGTTGTGATCTGTGTGGTAGCAAAAGATACTGCGGTTTCGGGTCAAGATGATGCAGAACGGTGTGAAGTTATGGGTGTAGATGGAATGATACTGTTACAATCCTCCTTGCAGGATTCTGATGTCAGTGACAATTTTGCAAATGGACCTTTATCCATGGAGCTGGCACAAAATGCGGACAGCTCGAACCAAATGGAAGTGGAGGGCTCCTTGAACCTGGACATTTTTAGCGCAAAGCTCCTCGATCACCCGTACTGTAAGAGTCCTCTTGAGGAGCCTTCAccagaaagcacagaactgaaatcAGGAACTCGGAAGGGAGGCAAAAAGAATGGTCAGAAAGCTTCCCGGGTGGCTGATGAGCAGTTGGCAGCGTGGCTTTGTG GATTCCTAGATGAAGTTATGAAGAAGTATGGCAGTTTAGTTCCGCTCTGTGAAAAAGATGTCATGGGAAGATTAAAAGAAGTCTTTAATGAAGATTTCTCCCATAG AAAACCTTTTATCACCAGGGAAATCATGAAGTATCGGGAAAAACATCCGAAATCCTCCACTTGCAATTTCCGGGTCTTCTATAATAAGCACATGCTGGATATGGATGATTTAGCTACACTGGAAGGCCAGAACTGGCTGAATGACCAG ATAATTAACATGTATGGTGAACTCATCATGGATGCAGTCCCTGAAAAG gTTCATTTCTTTAACAGCTTTTTTCATAGACAGCTTGTAACCAAAGGATATAATGGGGTAAAGCGGTGGACTAAAAAG GTGGACTTGTTCAGAAAGACTCTCTTATTGATCCCTATTCACCTGGAAGTCCACTGGTCCCTCATTACTGTGAACATCCCCAACCGAATCATTTCGTTTTATGATTCCCAAGGCATTCATTTTAAGTTTTGTGTAGAG AACATTCGAAAGTATTTGCTGACtgaagcaaaagagaagaatcGCCCCGAGTTCCTTCAGGGTTGGCAGACTGCTGTGACAAAG tGCATTccacaacagaaaaatgacagtgaCTGTGGGGTTTTTGTGCTCCAG tacTGCAAGTGCCTCGCCTTAGACCAGCCTTTTCAGTTCTCCCAGGAAGATATGCCCCGAGTGAGAAAAAGGATTTACAAGGAGCTGTGTGAACGCCAGCTAATAGACTAA